The Fulvia fulva chromosome 13, complete sequence genome window below encodes:
- a CDS encoding Putative alpha-1,3-mannosyltransferase yields the protein MSTAICLSRRQRRILLQRLLTCALAAFIISLVFFPSSARSILDSLASRQDAEVYRNTEIDHHIPDISTEPVHERPHKVTPIRSRPRKAWAGTKRHRGPVVKEDQQILKPAPVHSDDDLAEKLRELEALLPTEDFMEDLLSPLPQVGGAELLHDLASRTRVYKEAFQAWEQLHLHETGETAIQLQDVVHRLSISTTLSKAVRLESIRIYDSFRLYFSQIASVLFPWTMPYYGDHISLHTSFYHGGKGLVFTGGDRQVRYISTSIKAIRELGCSLPVEVLFLGDDDMREENRDKLEELDGVTTRNVGQMIADKGWTVKGWAAKPFAILMSSFREVIFIDADALFLQNPEILFHSSGYTETGALFFKDRNLLPENRRGWLKSFLPKPISHHVKKNRMWTGESGHMQDSGVVVVDKWKHFVALLLTTRLNGPDRDGNKSQGKKGVYEMVYGDKETFWLSWELADDLDYAFHDSVAGTMGSLGPLEPDPKKQTSPSKSDKKATKKAPIKQPADDDDNEDDEDDGDDDDRGSEEREELNAVCSAQLLHFDEEGVPLWFNGWLARTKQASKKLETDVSFEGYMKEPPEVGRHDPDKKDWHIRKSNVVCLVDQEFVRFAYQEQKRLKMLVRLAMENDS from the exons ATGTCTACCGCGATATGTCTATCAAGGCGACAACGCAGGATTCTGCTTCAACGATTGCTCACTTGTGCTCTGGCAGCCTTCATCATTTCATTGGTCTTCTTTCCATCTTCTGCAAGATCGATTCTGGACTCTTTAGCCAGTCGGCAAGATGCTGAAGTATACCGAAACACCGAGATCGATCATCACATCCCAGATATATCGACGGAACCAGTCCACGAACGACCGCATAAAGTCACGCCGATCAGGAGTCGTCCAAGGAAAGCGTGGGCCGGCACCAAACGACACAGAGGACCCGTCGTGAAGGAGGACCAGCAGATACTCAAGCCAGCTCCGGTCCACTCTGACGACGATCTCGCTGAAAAGCTGCGGGAATTGGAAGCGTTACTGCCCACTGAAGACTTCATGGAAGATCTTCTTTCACCTTTGCCGCAAGTCGGCGGCGCGGAACTCTTACATGATCTGGCTTCTCGCACGCGAGTCTACAAGGAAGCTTTCCAAGCCTGGGAGCAACTTCATCTACACGAGACTGGAGAAACTGCGATACAGTTGCAGGACGTGGTCCACCGCCTGAGCATATCCACCACTCTTTCCAAAGCCGTTAGGCTTGAGTCGATCCGAATCTATGATAGCTTTCGCCTTTACTTCAGTCAAATTGCGTCAGTCTTGTTCCCGTGGACCATGCCATACTATGGTGATCATATCTCACTGCATACAAGCTTCTACCACGGCGGCAAAGGCCTAGTGTTTACGGGTGGAGACAGGCAGGTTCGATACATCAGCACATCCATCAAGGCTATTCGTGAGCTGGGCTGTAGTCTTCCGGTGGAGGTACTCTTCCTAGGAGACGATGACATGCGTGAAGAAAACAGAGACAAACTGGAAGAGCTTGATGGAGTAACGACACGTAACGTAGGACAGATGATTGCGGATAAGGGCTGGACAGTCAAAG GCTGGGCAGCCAAACCTTTCGCGATACTAATGTCGTCGTTCCGGGAGGTCATATTCATTGACGCCGATGCCCTTTTCCTCCAGAACCCTGAAATACTGTTCCACAGCAGTGGTTACACCGAGACTGGGGCTTTGTTCTTCAAGGATCGGAACCTACTGCCAGAGAACCGACGAGGTTGGCTCAAGTCGTTCCTTCCGAAACCAATCTCACATCATGTCAAGAAGAACAGAATGTGGACTGGAGAAAGTGGGCACATGCAAGATTCGGGTGTGGTCGTCGTCGACAAGTGGAAGCATTTCGTAGCGCTTCTCCTGACGACCAGATTGAATGGGCCCGACAGAGATGGTAACAAGAGTCAAGGAAAAAAGGGCGTCTACGAGATGGTGTACGGCGACAAGGAGACGTTCTGGCTCAGCTGGGAACTTGCCGATGACCTCGATTACGCCTTCCATGACAGTGTGGCTGGGACTATGGGCAGCCTTGGGCCGCTCGAGCCGGATCCCAAGAAGCAGACCAGCCCCTCTAAGTCTGACAAGAAGGCAACGAAGAAAGCTCCGATCAAGCAACCAGCTGACGATGACGACAATGAAGACGACGAGGACGATGGCGATGATGACGACAGAGGCAGCGAAGAGAGGGAAGAATTGAATGCGGTCTGCTCAGCACAGCTGCTCCATTTTGACGAGGAGGGAGTGCCTCTGTGGTTCAATGGCTGGCTTGCGAGAACGAAACAAGCCAGTAAGAAACTGGAGACCGATGTATCATTCGAAGGCTACATGAAGGAACCTCCAGAAGTGGGCAGACATGACCCAGACAAAAAGGATTGGCACATTCGCAAAAGTAATGTGGTATGTCTTGTCGATCAAGAGTTTGTACGCTTTGCGTACCAAGAGCAGAAGCGCCTGAAGATGCTGGTGCGACTGGCTATGGAGAACGATTCATGA
- a CDS encoding Molybdate-anion transporter encodes MELYTIWFFFLAVAVSLLAYWLNQQKAFQQPETANNTETETDAENEKTHSRNARLPNGKDAQDFRNIYFGVYTLVLAADWLQGPYFYSLYRYAHGLPESTVALLFITGFVAAAASASFVGSLADRYGRRNACFAYCAIYSASCASVLAYGRLEILVLGRALGGLSSTLLYSVFEAWMVAEHNARNLGSVVPLSSMFSWSTTLSGVVAIASGVFGEALVSLTGSQTSPFMMAIVCLGAAGVGMHNFWNENYGQAATNTHREDEEARAPLLSQLEPNIDLRKLSILTLVTTVFEGSMYLFVFLWTPTLEAAREAATKITPTLQWNLPLGLIFSAFMCAMMLGSMLVSVLNLRYRSHGAVALLIDTLAIAASALFIPVLASNETYIFWSFAVFEACVGMYYPSIGKMKSSMIHDGVRAKVYAWMRLPLNAFVVVALMLNKDGNENRRTIFQVAGALLLGTAFVARRYLS; translated from the exons ATGGAACTGTACACAATTTGGTTCTTCTTCCTGGCAGTAGCAGTGTCCCTCTTAGCCTACTGGCTCAACCAGCAGAAAGCATTTCAGCAGCCCGAGACTGCCAACAACACCGAGACCGAAACTGATGCCGAGAACGAGAAAACACATTCTCGCAATGCTCGGTTGCCAAACGGAAAAGATGCACAGGACTTCAGAAACATCTACTTCGGCGTATACACGCTCGTTCTAGCCGCCGACTGGCTACAAGGTCCATACTTCTACAGCCTTTACCGCTACGCCCATGGACTACCAGAGTCCACCGTTGCGCTGCTGTTCATCACGGGATTCGTCGCAGCAGCAGCATCGGCTTCATTTGTCGGGTCCCTGGCTGACAGATACGGGCGACGCAATGCCTGTTTCGCCTACTGTGCGATATACTCGGCATCTTGTGCGTCTGTACTTGCCTATGGTCGCCTGGAGATTCTGGTTCTGGGTCGAGCGTTGGGAGGCCTAAGCTCCACTCTTCTCTACTCTGTCTTCGAAGCATGGATGGTTGCGGAGCATAATGCGCGGAATTTGGGCTCTGTCGTGCCACTGAGTAGCATGTTCAGCTGGAGTACTACGTTGAGTGGCGTTGTTGCTATTGCCTCGGGAGTCTTCGGCGAAGCGTTGGTCTCGCTGACCGGGTCGCAGACCTCTCCTTTCATGATGGCTATAGTGTGTTTGGGCGCAGCGGGCGTTGGCATGCACAATTTCTGGAACGAGAACTATGGCCAAGCCGCTACGAACACACATCGTGAGGACGAGGAGGCCAGGGCCCCACTGCTCAGTCAATTGGAGCCCAACATCGATCTGAGGAAGCTTTCGATACTTACATTGGTTACGACTGTCTTCGAAGGGAGCATGTATCTCTTTGTCTTCCTGTGGACCCCGACACTGGAAGCTGCTAGAGAAGCTGCGACCAAGATCACTCCAACCCTTCAGTGGAATCTGCCTCTTGGTCTGATCTTCAGCGCGTTCATGTGCGCCATGATGCTTGGATCGATGTTGGTGTCCGTGCTGAATCTACGATATAGGAGTCACGGAGCAGTGGCACTTCTCATCGACACTCTGGCTATTGCAGCATCGGCTTTGTTCATTCCAGTCCTCGCTTCAAACGAGACCTACATATTCTGGAGCTTCGCTGTCTTCGAAGCGTGTGTCGGAATGTACTACCCCTCGATTGGCAAGATGAAGAGCAGTATGATCCACGATGGCGTGAGAGCCAAGGTCTACGCGTGGATGAGGCTGCCGCTCAATGCGTTTGTGGTAGTCGCCCTGATGCTGAACAAAGACG GGAATGAGAACCGACGAACTATCTTCCAGGTAGCTGGTGCATTGTTGCTCGGTACGGCGTTCGTTGCTAGGAGATACCTGTCTTGA